In a single window of the Anaerocolumna cellulosilytica genome:
- a CDS encoding MATE family efflux transporter — protein sequence MGNLDLGKEKINKLLVAFCIPCVISMLINSIYNIVDQIFIGKGVGTFANAATNVLFPLIILFNAVASLIGIGAAASMSLRLGEGKKEEAGKSVGQAITVMFIVSVLLSVVSFIFLPKLVYMFGCTENVYQYAVDYGRIIIIGAPFMIVYSGLSNIIRSDGAPQYSMIMLIIGAIINIILDPIFIFGFHMGVRGGALATIIGQIITFVIAVVYIKKIKSVDLDKDSFKLDLGVFKTLSLGISSFITQGTVLVLFVFMNNMLTKYGSLSKFGADIPLSAYGLMSKINTLFISTVIGITIGAQPIIGFNYGAGQNERVRETLKKVIIVNFLIGVVFNIIFFLFPRQLGGMFISPSDPSYDLFMEFVELMCHSFLLVIALNALEMTGSTAIQSLGHIKKATIMAFLRQIILLIPISLFLCIGLQRGIYGVLYAGAISDVICFVIALFIVGSEYKKLGK from the coding sequence ATGGGTAATTTAGATCTTGGAAAAGAGAAAATTAATAAATTATTAGTTGCATTCTGTATTCCGTGTGTAATTAGTATGTTAATTAATTCAATATATAATATTGTGGATCAAATATTTATTGGAAAGGGAGTAGGAACATTTGCTAACGCTGCTACAAATGTACTGTTTCCTTTAATTATTTTATTTAATGCAGTAGCAAGCTTAATTGGTATTGGTGCTGCGGCAAGTATGTCACTTAGATTGGGTGAAGGGAAGAAAGAAGAAGCAGGGAAAAGTGTAGGACAGGCTATCACTGTCATGTTTATTGTATCTGTTCTCTTATCAGTGGTTTCCTTCATTTTTTTACCAAAATTAGTTTATATGTTTGGTTGTACAGAAAATGTATATCAGTACGCTGTAGATTATGGAAGAATCATTATTATAGGAGCTCCTTTTATGATTGTGTATTCTGGACTCTCTAATATCATAAGGTCTGATGGAGCACCTCAGTATTCTATGATCATGTTAATTATTGGTGCAATCATTAATATTATATTAGATCCTATCTTTATCTTTGGATTTCATATGGGAGTGAGAGGCGGAGCATTAGCAACTATCATTGGTCAGATTATTACATTTGTTATTGCAGTTGTATATATTAAGAAGATTAAATCTGTTGACTTGGATAAGGATAGTTTTAAATTAGATCTTGGAGTATTCAAGACACTTAGTTTGGGAATTTCATCTTTTATTACACAAGGAACGGTGCTGGTATTATTTGTATTTATGAATAATATGTTGACTAAATATGGTTCATTATCTAAGTTTGGTGCTGATATACCATTATCAGCATATGGTTTAATGAGTAAAATCAATACATTGTTTATTTCTACTGTAATTGGAATTACGATAGGTGCACAGCCTATTATTGGATTTAATTATGGGGCAGGACAGAATGAAAGAGTTAGAGAAACTTTAAAGAAAGTAATCATTGTAAATTTCTTAATTGGTGTTGTATTTAATATTATCTTTTTCTTGTTTCCAAGACAGCTTGGTGGCATGTTTATTTCACCGAGCGATCCTAGTTATGACTTATTTATGGAATTCGTAGAGTTGATGTGTCACTCATTTCTTTTGGTTATTGCATTGAATGCTCTTGAGATGACAGGAAGTACGGCAATTCAATCTCTTGGTCATATAAAGAAGGCGACTATAATGGCATTTTTGAGACAGATTATCTTGCTGATTCCAATCTCTTTATTTTTATGTATCGGGTTACAAAGGGGAATCTATGGAGTTCTTTATGCAGGAGCGATTTCAGATGTAATTTGCTTTGTAATAGCATTATTCATCGTAGGATCCGAGTACAAGAAACTAGGAAAATAA